One region of Candidatus Peribacteraceae bacterium genomic DNA includes:
- a CDS encoding thioredoxin family protein, whose amino-acid sequence MVLVVDNSRVLKIGSKLPAFELPATDGSTVDSAAIKDPVLAVIFTCNHCPYAQAYEGRILELARELQPKGAFFVLISSNDPADYPEDSFEHMRTHARQKEFPFPYCYDKTQEVAKAYGALCTPHCFVFDAERRLRYKGRVDDNWKEPGKVKKRELHDAMTALLAGKAPPVKQADAIGCSIKWKKGNEPAAKIVPS is encoded by the coding sequence ATGGTCCTCGTGGTCGACAACTCCCGCGTGCTCAAGATCGGGAGCAAGCTTCCCGCATTTGAGCTTCCGGCGACGGACGGTTCCACGGTGGACAGTGCGGCAATAAAGGATCCCGTCCTGGCGGTGATCTTCACGTGCAACCATTGCCCCTACGCCCAGGCGTACGAGGGGCGGATTCTGGAACTCGCGCGCGAATTGCAACCGAAGGGCGCATTCTTTGTCCTCATCAGCAGCAACGACCCCGCGGATTACCCCGAGGACTCGTTCGAGCACATGCGCACCCATGCGCGGCAGAAGGAATTCCCTTTCCCCTACTGTTACGATAAGACGCAGGAAGTTGCCAAGGCGTACGGGGCGCTCTGCACGCCCCACTGTTTCGTGTTTGATGCGGAACGCCGCCTCCGCTACAAGGGGCGTGTGGATGACAACTGGAAGGAACCGGGGAAGGTGAAGAAGCGCGAGCTCCACGACGCCATGACGGCGCTCCTCGCCGGCAAGGCGCCCCCCGTCAAACAGGCGGACGCCATCGGCTGTTCCATCAAGTGGAAGAAGGGGAATGAGCCGGCCGCCAAGATTGTTCCTTCCTGA